One window of Mycobacteriales bacterium genomic DNA carries:
- a CDS encoding gamma-glutamylcyclotransferase: protein MTLYAAYGSNMDPAQMLSRCPHSPVAGTGWIVGWRLTFGGEEFGWEGALATVVEDPLESVFVAIYDVTAKDEASLDHWESADNGIYRKISLRVHALDADVLAWVYVLDGYEGGLPSARYLGMMAEAAERAGAPDDYVAALQSRPCRSIGN, encoded by the coding sequence ATGACGCTCTACGCCGCATACGGGTCCAACATGGACCCGGCGCAGATGCTGTCCCGGTGTCCCCATTCGCCGGTCGCGGGCACCGGGTGGATCGTCGGCTGGCGGTTGACCTTCGGCGGCGAGGAATTCGGCTGGGAGGGCGCCCTGGCCACCGTCGTGGAGGATCCACTCGAGAGCGTCTTCGTGGCGATCTACGACGTCACCGCCAAGGACGAGGCCTCCCTCGACCACTGGGAGAGCGCGGACAACGGGATCTACCGCAAGATCTCGCTGCGGGTGCACGCGCTCGACGCCGACGTCCTCGCCTGGGTCTACGTCCTGGACGGATACGAAGGCGGCCTGCCCTCGGCGCGCTATCTCGGCATGATGGCCGAGGCCGCCGAGCGGGCCGGTGCACCGGATGACTATGTCGCCGCGCTGCAGTCCCGCCCCTGCCGGTCGATCGGCAACTGA
- a CDS encoding NAD(P)H-quinone dehydrogenase: MPRIVIVGGGPAGYEAALVAAQLDAEVTIVEQNGLGGACVLYDCVPSKTFIATSETMNSFRDAAALGVRAVDPEALSVDAPVVHGRVKRLAQAQSHDVHDRLIREGVRVLIGTARFVDIDDGRTHVLHALTEDGPQRLEADIVLVATGATPRIVPGAVPDGERILTWRQIYDLPQLPERLVVVGSGVTGAEFASAYTEMGVDVTLVSSRDRVLPGEDSEAAALLEEVFTKRGMQIVKGARASGVRRTPGGVVVELDDGRSVDGSHALMTVGSVPNTGDLGLEQAGVEVSSRGFVPVDRVSRTNIPGVYAAGDCTGLLMLASVAAMQGRIAMWHALGEAVTPLKLKTVSANVFTHPEIATVGIRQRAIETGEVAARAVTFPLATNARAKMQGLTEGFVKLFCRPATGVIVGGVVVAPAASELILPITVAVQNNLSVYQLAQTFAVYPSLTGSITEAARQLMEHDDLD, from the coding sequence GTGCCACGCATCGTGATCGTCGGCGGGGGCCCGGCCGGCTACGAGGCGGCCCTGGTCGCCGCGCAGCTCGACGCCGAGGTCACGATCGTCGAGCAGAACGGCCTGGGCGGGGCCTGCGTCCTCTACGACTGCGTTCCGTCGAAGACCTTCATCGCCACCAGCGAGACGATGAATTCCTTCCGCGACGCCGCCGCGCTCGGAGTGCGTGCGGTCGATCCGGAGGCCCTCAGCGTCGACGCTCCCGTCGTCCACGGTCGGGTGAAGCGGCTCGCCCAGGCCCAGTCCCACGACGTGCACGATCGGTTGATCCGCGAGGGCGTGCGGGTGCTCATCGGTACGGCGCGGTTCGTCGACATCGACGACGGGCGCACCCATGTCCTCCACGCGCTGACCGAGGACGGTCCGCAGCGGCTGGAGGCCGACATCGTCCTGGTCGCGACCGGAGCCACCCCGCGCATCGTTCCGGGCGCCGTGCCCGACGGGGAGCGGATCCTGACGTGGCGGCAGATCTATGACCTGCCCCAGCTTCCCGAGCGGCTCGTCGTCGTGGGCTCCGGGGTCACCGGCGCCGAGTTCGCCAGTGCCTACACGGAGATGGGCGTCGACGTCACCCTGGTCTCCAGCCGCGACCGCGTTCTGCCCGGTGAGGACTCCGAGGCGGCGGCTCTGCTCGAGGAGGTCTTCACCAAGCGCGGCATGCAGATCGTCAAGGGCGCCCGGGCGTCCGGGGTCCGCCGTACGCCCGGTGGAGTCGTCGTCGAACTCGACGACGGCCGCAGTGTCGACGGCAGCCACGCGTTGATGACCGTGGGCTCGGTGCCCAACACCGGAGATCTCGGGCTGGAGCAGGCCGGCGTCGAGGTGAGCTCACGCGGGTTCGTGCCGGTCGACCGGGTGTCCCGCACCAACATCCCGGGCGTCTACGCCGCCGGCGACTGCACCGGGCTGCTGATGCTCGCCTCGGTGGCCGCGATGCAGGGGCGGATCGCGATGTGGCACGCGCTCGGTGAGGCCGTCACACCCCTGAAGCTCAAGACCGTGTCGGCCAACGTGTTCACCCACCCGGAGATCGCGACCGTCGGCATCCGGCAGCGGGCGATCGAAACGGGTGAGGTTGCCGCGCGCGCGGTCACCTTCCCGCTGGCCACCAACGCCCGGGCGAAGATGCAGGGGCTCACCGAGGGCTTCGTGAAGCTCTTCTGCCGACCGGCCACCGGCGTCATCGTCGGCGGCGTCGTGGTGGCGCCGGCCGCATCGGAACTGATCCTGCCGATCACGGTCGCCGTACAGAACAACCTGTCCGTGTATCAGCTCGCGCAGACCTTCGCCGTCTACCCGTCGCTGACCGGGTCGATCACCGAGGCGGCACGGCAGCTGATGGAGCACGACGACCTCGACTGA
- a CDS encoding DUF5313 family protein yields the protein MTQRPNPLQWLRYTFGGRLPPRLHGWVRHDLTDADWRLRELLRVCVQITAPVVAIMCLPGPLEIRALTAALVVCGALFVAAAYGDELRDRRLRQHGLPKPPRRDD from the coding sequence TTGACGCAGCGACCCAACCCGCTGCAGTGGTTGCGGTACACGTTCGGCGGCCGACTCCCCCCGCGCCTGCATGGGTGGGTGCGGCACGACCTCACCGACGCCGACTGGCGGTTACGTGAACTCCTGCGGGTGTGCGTGCAGATCACCGCGCCGGTTGTCGCCATCATGTGTCTCCCCGGCCCACTCGAGATCCGCGCCCTGACCGCCGCGCTGGTCGTCTGTGGCGCGCTGTTCGTGGCCGCGGCGTACGGCGACGAACTGCGGGACCGTCGGCTGCGTCAGCACGGCCTGCCCAAGCCGCCGCGCCGCGACGACTGA